Sequence from the Burkholderia stabilis genome:
ATATCGCCCCGAAACATCGAGAAGAATGAGGCAGCGACGATTTCCGCGCTCGCACTTCCTAATCAGCCAGACCCAGGATTGGCGGCAATCGATCGGGGACTGGCCAATACGGTCGGACACAAGCTGTTCACCGTTCTGATGGTTGACCTTTCACACGACAAGAACCAACGGTACTACTCGAATCAGCCGGGAGCGTATCCGGTCGGGGGCAGCAAGCCGATCGTTCGAAGCAACGACTTTTTCCGAGATGTCGTGGTGGGTGGAAAACCGCGGATATGCCGGAACTACGAGGACATGAAGAAGGCTTTCTTCGACCATGAACTCATTCGCTCTCTCGGCTGCGAGAGCGCGGTCAACTATCCCATTCGTTGGGATGGAAAGACGGTCGGGACGTTGAATCTCCTTCATCAAGAAAATTGGTACAGCGAGGCAGACTTGCCCGCAATCGACGTGTTCGCAGGGTTGGCTATCGCACCGCTGCAAAAAATCATCTCGCAGAACTAGATCGGCTCTTGACGAGTCGCTGGATACTTATACGTATAATTAATAGGAATACATAATAAATGAAGAATCGAATTGTCTTCTTCGCGGGTTTGGGGTTGTCCGTCATGGCGCACGCGCAGTCCTCCGTCACGCTGTACGGCACGATCGACAATGGGTTCCAGTTTACGAGCAACCAGAAAGGAGACCGCTCCTACATCCTCCAGCAAGGGGGGCTCGGCAGCAGTAAGTGGGGGATGTTGGGAACGGAGGATTTGGGGGGCGGTTACAAAGCCGTCTTCAACCTCGAGAACGGATTCGATCCAAACACGGGGAAGTTCGGGAACAACGGCGCGCTCTTCGGGCGCAAGGCGTTCGTCGGGGTGAGCAGCCCTTACGGTACGGTCCGCATCGGGCGACAGTACGATCTCTCTTATGAGACGCTCGGCGCCTATGCTGCTCCGAATCGCTTCGACGGTGGGTTGGGCGCGCACCCCGGAGACGTCGACAATCTGTGGGGGGACTTCAACATTTCGAATGCCGTAAAGTACACGTCTCCGACATTCTTCGGCTTTTCGTTTGGTGCGCTATATGGGTTCGGCAATACTGCCGGCGATTTCACGCGATCGCAGACGACGAACTTTGTTGCGTCGTATTCGAACGGCAACTTTTCGGGCGCCGTCGGCTATCTCAAGGTGAACGATCCGGCGATCACGATCTGGAATGCAGCGTCTTCGCCAGTCAGTGGGCAGACGTTCGCCAATCCGGTGACTTCGCCCATCTACAGCGGCTACGCGTCGGCCGGTGCCCTGCAGATCGCAACGGCCGGAGCCAGCTATACGATCGGGAGCGTCGTGCTTGCGGCCGTCTACTCGAACACGGAGTTCAAGAACGTTGTTGCGACCAGCAGCACGCCGAAGGCCGGGACATTCATCTTCAATAACTACGAGGCAAACGCGAGCTGGATGATCAGTCCGACTGTCTATGTCGCAGCCGGGTACACGTTTACGAAGGCAGAGAGCGCACGCTACCAGCAAGTCAACGTCGGAGCGAAGTACTTCCTGTCCAAGAGAACCTACCTGTATTTTGCCAGCGACTGGTTGCATGCGAGCGGCATCGACTCGACCGGTCATACCGCCGTTGCGGCAAGTAACAACATCACGGCGGCAAGCGGCTCGAGTCAGTTTGTCGGGCGTGTCGGTATACGTCACCAGTTCTGACAGCAGACCTAGCTGCCGACATTTGCCCTGTCGGCGGCTATGTTCGTGGTGAGGCAAGGCTATCGAGCGTTTCGGGCGACCTGGAGCGGACAGCCTTTGTGCTAGCATCATCCACCTGCAATCGCCCATCCTGCAGCACGCAGGCAGGTGCATCGGCGATGTCAACACTCGAAATTCTCCGAATGGACTTCCGTCACATCGACGCTTTCAGAGCGCTAATGCTTACCCGCACTGCGACAAAAGCTGCTGCGCTGGTCGGTACCTCTCAGCCAGGGATCAGCCGGTTGATCGCGGAGTTGGAGCGGTCTACGGGGCTGACCTTGTTCAACAGAGAGCGCGGCAGACTAGAACCAACGACGGAAGCGCAATCGTTTTTTGAAGAGGTGGAACGCCGCTATGCGGGCCTGGAGAGTTTGCGTGAGTTCGCCGTCGGCTTGCGCAATCCCGAATCCTCGGTGATCCGCGTAGGCAGTGTTACGACCTACAGCCTTGGCCTTTTTGCGAGAACCGTCGCGGCATTTCGAAAAGAGGAGCCTTCGACCAAGATTGCGCTGTCCGTTGCGCCGTCGGAAACCATTCGCGATCAGGTTGCCTCACGAACATTGTCGTTAGGGTTTGTGAATGGCGGGGTTGACGTATCGGACCTCGATGCGGAGCTGTTTTGCAGCACGCCCGCAATCTGCGCCATTCCTGCGTGCCACCCGCTGGCCAAAAAGAAAGTCGTAACAATAGCGAGCCTTCGTGATCAACCGCTGATCGCATACGAACCCGCCGCAATGGTTCGATGGGGCATCGACAGCTTTTTCCTCAACGCGGATTTGAATCGACAGGTTGTAGCGGAAGTTAGGTATGCAGTGAACATTTGCACGATGGCCAAAGAAAACGTCGGCATCGGTCTCGTCCATCCTGTTGTTGCATATGACTTCCTGTCGTCGCAAGACATCGTCTTTCGACGTTTCGAGCATGATGTCGTGTTTCACTCGCTTCGCATCAAACCGACGATTCCGCCGCCCTCGCCGCAACTTCAGAAGTTCATATCGCTCAGCGAATCAATACTGAAGGAAACACTGGATCTCTTGGAAGATCATTTGTAGAAAGATTAGATGTCCAGGGGGTAACGGTCGAGTACAGGTACGAATACCTGCAGCCGAGTATCCGGAACGTGCTCAGCGCAATGTATCTCGTCTAACGCACCACGCATGCCAAACGCTGCTGCCGAGGCTCTTTAGCCTGATCTGCAGGTTCGTGAAATGGTGCCGAATCGTATGAATCGAAGCTGCGGGTAATCAATCGCTCTTCGGTAGAGTAACCATGGGTACCATATCGACGTGGACTTCGAACATCAGCGTCGTGAGGAGGTGATCCAGCATATCTACACAAAATACGGCAAGGACCGCGCCGCGCTCGCGGCCGCCGTATCGACTTACCGCCCGCGCGGCGTGCTGCGCGAAACCGGCAAGGCGCTCGGCGTCGATCCGATGCTGGTCGATCGCGTCGCGAAAGGGCATCGCTGGTTCGACGGCAGCCGCGACCTGCTTCAGAAATTTGCGACGGTAGGGCTTGATCCTAAGACGCCGCTGATCCAGGCATGGGCCGAACTCGCCGCGCGGCTGCTCAATTTTCCGCGTCACCTGTCGCAGCACTCCGGCGGCTTCGTGATCAGCCGCGGCAAGCTCACGCGGCTCGTGCCGGTCGAAAACGCGGCGATGGACGGGCGGCGCGTGATCCAGTGGGACAAGGACGATCTCGAATCGCTCAAGCTGATGAAGGTCGACGTGCTTGCGCTCGGGATGCTGTCAGCACTGCATCGCGCGTTCGACATGCGCACTGCATGGCGCGGGCCGTCGGAGCAGGACGGCAAGCCGTTCACGCTGAAACACATTCCACAGGATGACGTAGCGACCTACGACATGATCTGCCGCGCCGACACGGTCGGCGTGTTCCAGATCGAATCGCGTGCGCAGATGTCGATGCTGCCGCGTTTGCGCCCGCGTACTTATTACGATCTGGTGATCGAGGTCGCGATCGTGCGGCCGGGGCCGATCCAGGGCGGCGCGGTGCATCCCTATCTGAAGCGTCGGCAGGGGATCGAAAAGGTCAGTTACCCGAAGGAAGATCTGAAACCTGCACTCGAACGGACGTACGGCGTGCCGATCTTCCAGGAGCAGGTGATGCAGATCGCGATGATCGCGGCAGGCTTCACGCCCGGCGAGGCTGATGAACTGCGTCGCGCAATGGCCGCGTGGAAGCGCAAGGGCAACCTGGAGCAATATCACCGCAAGATCGTCGACGGGATGCGCGAGCGCGACTATCCGCCCGAATTCGCCGAACAGATCTTCGAGCAGATCAAGGGCTTCGGCGATTACGGCTTCCCCGAAAGCCACGCGGCCAGCTTCGCCAAACTCGCCTACGCCAGCAGTTGGCTCAAATGCCACGAACCGGCGATCTTCCTCGCCGCGTTGCTGAACAGCCAGCCGATGGGTTTCTATCCGCCGTCGCAACTCGTGCAGGACGCGAAGCGGCACGGCGTGCAGGTTTTGCCGATCGACGTCACGCAAAGCGACTGGGAAGCATCGCTCGAAGCGCTGCCCGGCCAGTCGCCTCCGCATGGCCAGCCGGCCGTTCGGCTCGGGTTGTCGCTCGTGAGCGGGCTGGGCGAAGCCGCCGTCCGCCGGATCGAAACCGCGCGCGCGGCCGGCCCGTTCGAGAACGTCGACGCACTCGCGCGCCGCGCGCAGCTCGAACGCCGTGATCTCGAAGCGCTCGCCGCCGCGAACGCGCTCGCGACGCTCGCCGGCCATCGCCGCGATGCGTTGTGGCAGGCCGTCGCCGCGGCGCCGGAGCGCGACCTGCTCGCCGCCGCGCCGATCGACGAGCCGGAGAAGCCCGCACTCGGCGCGCCGTCGGAAGCCGACGACATCCTCGCCGATTACGACACCACCGGCCTCACGCTGAACCGCCATCCCGTTGCACTGCTGCGGCTCGCGCTGCGCGCGAAGCGGCTGTCGTCCGCGGCCGAACTGCGCGATCGTCCGGACGACCGGCTCGCCCGCGCGTGCGGAATCGTGACCGCACGGCAGATGCCGGGCACCGCGAAAGGCGTGATGTTCATGACGCTCGAGGACGAAACGGGCTGCGTGAACGTGATCGTGCGGCCCGAGCTGCTCGTGCGGCAGCGCCGGGAAACACTCGATTCGCGGTTGCTCGCCGCGTCCGGCGTGTGGCAGGTCGTGAGCGACGTGAGGCACCTCATTGCGCAGCATTTCGAGGATCTGACGCCGCTGCTCGGCGGCCTGCGCACGTCGAGCCGCGAATTCCACTGACGCGCCGGCGTCGTGCTGGCTTGCGTGATGCATACCAGTTGGCTCAACTGGTTCTATTTCGGTCTCATATTCGCACCCAAAACCCGGCCGGGACGCACACTGGAACTGTCCCCTTGCATACCAATCCGGGTAAATCCCTATCCCGTACTTCGTTGTAAACAAAGGCTTTACCGCTACTAAAACGCTTGTGCAGCAAGGCTTCCAGCGATTTTCAAGACGCTAATACCAGTTCGTTGACTGGTATTATGGTGGTTATATAATGCGTTCACTTTCGACGGCCTGAGGTCGTCGTCCGACACCCGGAGACACATGGAAACCAGCTGGTCCGCACTGGCGCCCGATCCCCTCAACGACACGCCGCTCTATCTGCAGCTCGCCCGCAATCTGGCAAGCGCGATACACGGCGGCGCGTGGCAGGCCGGCGAGGCGTTGCCGTCGGAGCGGCTGCTGTCGGTGTCGGTCGGCGTATCGCGGATCACGGCCCGTCGCGCACTCGCGCTGCTGGTCGAGCAGGGGCTGATCAAGCGGGCGCGCGGCGCGGGCAGTTTCATCACGCCGCGTGTCGCCGATCCGCTGTCGCGTCTGGTCGGTTTCACCGCGAAGATGAAGCAGCGCGGCTTCGTGCCCGATTCGGTGTGGCTGTCGCGCACGCTGCGCGCCGCCACCCGCGACGAGATCACGCATCTCGGTCTCGCGCCCGGCGCGACGGTGGCGCGGCTCGAACGGCTGCGCCGCGCGGACGGCATCGTGATGGCGGTCGAGCATTCGACGCTGCCGGCCGCGGTGGTGCCCGATCCGCAGGCGCTCGGCGCGTCGTTGTACGAATACCTCGAAGCGCGCGGGATGACCGTCGTACGCGCGTTGCAGCACTTTCGCGCGGCGAACGCGACGCACGCGATCGCGAAATGGATGGCGGTGAAACCGGGCTCGGCGCTGCTCGTGATCACGCGCATCGGCTACGGCGCCGACCAGCGCGCGATCGAAGTGTCCGAAACGTATTGCCGCGACGACTACTACGACTTCGTCGCCGAACTGAAACGCTGACGCGCGAGACTGCCCGCGCGCGACATGCGTGAAGCAACGACACGGATTTTGCAAATCACGACGCGGATGCCCGCGTCACCAGATCATCAAGAGAACGTCATGCTGACTGGAAACATCCTCACCCCCGACGGCTGGATTCACGGTTCGCTCGATAGCGAGAACGGCCGCATCACCACGCTCGACGGCACGCCCGCCGATCCCGCGAAGAACGACGCGCCGTACATCCTGCCCGGCTTCATCGACCTGCACGTGCATGGCGGCGGCGGCGCCGACGTGATGGAAGGCGGCGACGCGATCGAGACGATCGCCCGCACGCACGCGCAATTCGGCACGACGAGCCTGCTCGCGACGACGATGACCGCGCCGCGCGACGAACTGATGAAAGTCGTCGGCAACCTCGGCAGCGTTGCGCGCACCCGCACGCCGGGCGGCGCGCGCGTGCTCGGCGTGCACCTCGAAGGCCCGTACATCAACCCCGGCAAGCTCGGCGCGCAGCCCGACGCGGCCGTGTCGGCCGTGCTCGACGAAGTGCTGAAGTACCTGTCGATCGCGCCGATCCGCGTTGTCACGCTCGCGCCGGAAATCGCCGGCCACATCGAGATCATCGGCGAGATGGCCGCGCGCGGCGTGCGCGTGCAGCTCGGCCACTCGCTCGCGACCTACGACGATGCCGTCGCCGCGCTCAAGCACGGCGCCTGCGGCTTCACGCACCTGTTCAACGCGATGTCGCCGCTGCATCACCGCAACCCGGGCCTGGTGGGCGCGGCGCTTGCGCATGCCGAATACGCGGAAATCATTCCCGACCTGCTGCACGTGCACCCGGGTGCGATTCGTGCTGCATTGCGCGCGATCCCGCGCCTGTACGTCGTGACCGACAGCACGTCCGCAACCGGCATGCCCGACGGCGAATACCGGCTCGGCAGCCAGCACGTGACGAAGTGCCTCGGTGGCGTGCGCCTTGCCGACGGCACGCTCGCCGGCAGCACGCTGACGATGGACCAGGCACTGCGCAACCTCGTGTCGCTCGGCCTGCCGATCGCCGACGTGTCGAACCGGATGTCGCGTTATGCGGCCGACTACCTCGGCATCGCCGATCGCGGCCGCCTCGAGCGCGGCGCATGGGCCGATCTCGCGGTGTTCGATCGCGACCTGAACCTCACCGCGACCTACGTCGAAGGAGAATCGATTGTCGAATATGCTTAAGGAAGCGCGCGAGTCCGCCCAGGTCGTCGCCGCGCAGATCGCCGATACCACGCGCGTCGAAGCGCTCGCCGGCCAATTGCTCGATCACCCGCCGGCCGTCGCGCTGACGGTCGCGCGCGGCAGCTCGGATCACGCCGCGAGCTATTTCGCGAGCCTGACGATGAGCCGCCTCGGCGTGCCGGTCGCATCGCTGCCGATGTCGGTCGCAACGCTGCAGCAGGCGCCGCTGAAGGTGCAGGATCAACTCGCGATCGCGTTCTCCCAGTCGGGCAAGAGCCCCGATCTCGTCAACACGATGGCCGCGCTGCGCGAAGCCGGCGCGCGCACCGTCGCCGCCGTGAACGTGCTGCCGTCGCCGCTCGCCGACGCATGCGAGCACCAGTTGCCGCTGCTCGCCGGTCCCGAACTGTCGGTCGCCGCGACGAAGAGCTATATCGCGATGCTGTCGTTGTCCGCGCAGATCGTTGCCTACTGGCAGCGCGACGCCGCGCTGGTGAGCGCGTTGCGCGGCCTGCCCGACGTGCTCGCGCAAGCTGGCCAACTCGACTGGTCGCCGGCCGTGGCCGCGCTCACGGGCGTCGAGCGGATGATCGTGATCGGCCGCGGCCTCGGCCTCGCCATCGCGCAGGAAGCCGCGCTGAAGCTGAAGGAAACGTCCGGCATCCAGGCCGAGGCGTTCTCGAGCGCCGAAGTGCGTCACGGCCCGATGGAGCTGATCGACCGCGATTACCCGCTGCTCGTGTTCGCACCGCCGGGGCCCGAGCAGGCCGGCCTGCTGCAGCTCGCCGAAGACATGCGCGCACGCGGCGCCGCCGTGCTGCTCGCGGCGCCCGCCAGCACGCCCGGCCTGCCAGGCACGGTGCTGCCGCTTGCGCAGTCCGCCCATTCGGCGCTCGACCCGATCGCCGCCATTCTTTCGTTCTACGTGATGGCGGCGGATCTCGCCGTCGCGCGCGGCCGCAATCCCGACACGCCGCGCCACCTGAACAAAGTCACCGAAACGCACTGATAGCCGAGAAAGCCGATGAGACGCGCCGAGGAGTCCCAGTTGAAGAGCCCCACCCATGATCAGATCGTCCTGCTTAGCCCCTTGACGGGGCCGATCGTCGCGTTGGCCGACGTGCCCGATCCGGTGTTCTCCGGCGGGATGTTTGGCGACGGCATCGGCATCGACCCGCTCGCGGGCAAACTCGTCGCGCCGTGCGCGGGCATCGTGTCGCATCTCGCGCGCACGGGCCACGCGCTGACGATCACGACGCCGCAAGGCGCGGAAGTGTTGCTGCACATCGGCATCGACACCGTCGAGCTGAACGGGCAGGGCTTCGCCGCGCACGTCGAGGCCGGCGCACGCGTCGAAGCGGGCGATCTGCTGATCGAGTTTGACCAGGACGCGGTCGCGCGCAGTGCGCATTCGCTCGTGTCGGTGATCGCGATCGCGAACTCCGATGCGTTCGAAGTCGTCGACCGCGCGAGCGGTTTCGCGACGGCCGGCGAGACGCCGTTGCTCGCGCTGCGCGGCAAGGGCGCAGCCGCCGCACAGGCTGCGCAGGCCGGCGCATCGGCGATGAACGAAGTGCGCCGCGAGATCGTGCTGGCGCAGCCGGGCGGCCTGCATGCGCGGCCGGCCGCGCGTGCGCGTGAAGCCGTGCGCGGGTTCGACGCGAGCGTCGACGTGCTGTTCGACGGCCGCAAGGCGTCGATCGCGAGCGTCGTCGGCCTGCTCGGCCTCGGCGCCGGCGAAGGCGCGACGGTCGAGCTGGTCGGTCGCGGCGCGCACGCGCAGCAGGCCGTCGATGCGGTCGAGCACGAGCTGCTGCGCGAAGCGCACGGCGAGGTGGAGGAAAAGCCGGCGCGGCTGAAGTCGCCCGCGCCGCAGATGGTCGCGCGCAACACCGGCGTACCGCTGGACCCGAACACGCTCGCGGGCGTGTGCGCGGCGCCCGGCATCGCGGTCGGCACGCTGGTGCGTCTCGACGATGCGGAAATCGTGCCGCCGGAGCAGGCAGCCGGCACGCCCGCCGCGGAAAGCCGCCAGCTCGACCAGGCGCTGAAGGCCGTCGACGCCGAACTCGACGAAACGGTGCGCAACGCATCGGCGCGCGGCGCGGTCGGCGAAGCGGGCATCTTCGCGGTGCATCGCGTGCTGCTGGAAGACCCGACGCTGATCGACGCGGCGCGCGACCTGATCAGCCTCGGCAAGAGCGCGGGCTTCGCGTGGCGCGCGACGATCCGCACGCAGATCGACACGCTGTCGAAGCTCGACGATGCGCTGCTCGCCGAACGCGCGGCCGATCTGCGCGACATCGAGAAACGCGTGCTGCGCGCGCTCGGCCACACGAACGGCGCGGCGCGCGCGCTGCCCGACGAGGCCGTGCTGGCCGCCGAGGAATTCACGCCGTCGGATCTGTCGTCGCTCGATCGCCAGCGCGTAACCGCGCTCGTGATGGCGCGCGGCGGCGCGACGTCGCACGCGGCGATCATCGCGCGGCAGCTCGGCATCCCGGCGCTGGTCGCGGTCGGCGATGCGCTGTATGCGATTCCGGACGGCACGCAGGTCGTCGTCGATGCGAGCGCGGGCCGTCTCGAACACGCGCCGACCGCACTCGACGTCGAGCGCGCGCGGCACGAGCGCCAGCGCCTGGACGGCGTGCGCGAAGCGAACCGGCAGTTGGCTGGCGTTGCCGCCGAGACGGCCGACGGCCGCGCGATCGAGGTTGCCGCGAACATCGCGACGCTCGACGACGCGAACACCGCGGTCGACAACGGCGCTGACGCGGTCGGCCTGCTGCGCACCGAGCTGATGTTCATCCATCGCCAGGCCGCGCCGACGGTCGTCGAACACCAGCAGAGCTACCAGTCGATCGTCGACGCACTGCAAGGCCGCACGGCGATCATCCGCACGCTCGACGTCGGCGCCGACAAGGAAGTCGACTACCTGACGCTGCCGCCCGAACCGAACCCGGCGCTCGGCCTGCGCGGCATCCGCCTCGCGCAGGTGCGCCCCGACCTGCTCGACGATCAGTTGCAGGGCCTGCTCGCGGTGAAGCCGCTCGGCGCGGTGCGCATCCTGCTGCCGATGGTCACCGACGCGGGCGAGCTCGTGCGGCTCAGGAAGCGCATCGACGAATTCGCGCGCGCGCAGGGCCGCACCGAGCCGATCGAGGTCGGCGTGATGATCGAGGTGCCGTCGGCGGCGCTGCTGGCCGACCAGCTCGCGCAGCACGCGGATTTCCTGTCGATCGGCACCAACGACCTGACGCAGTACACGCTCGCGATGGACCGCTGCCAGGCCGATCTGGCCGCGCAGTCCGACGGCCTGCATCCGGCCGTGCTGCGCCTGATCGACATCGCGGTGCGCGGCGCCGAAACGCACGGCAAGTGGGTCGGCGTGTGCGGTGCGCTCGGCGGCGATCCGCTCGCGGTGCCGATCCTCGTCGGCCTTGGCGTGACCGAGTTGTCGGTCGACCCGGTATCGGTGCCGGGCATCAAGGCGCGTGTGCGCCGTCTCGATTACCAGTTGTGTCGTCAGCGCGCGCAGGATCTGCTCGCGCTCGATTCGGCACAGGCGGTAAGGGCAGCAAGCCGCGAGGTCTGGCCGCTCGACTGAACGTCGGCGGCGGGCTCGCGACCCGTTTCACTACGAGAGCAATTAGGTCAACGACGATTAACGACGAGACAAGGATTGGAGGACTGAATGAACGGGAATCCGTTTCTGAAAATACAGGGCCTGGGCCGGGCGCTAATGCTGCCGATCGCGGTATTGCCGGTTGCCGGCATCCTGCTGCGACTCGGCCAGCCGGACGTGTTCAACATCAAGATGATCGCCGACGCCGGCGGTGCGATCTTCGACAACCTGCCGCTGCTGTTCGCGATCGGCGTGGCGGTCGGCTTCGCGAAGGACAATAACGGCGTCGCCGCGCTCGCGGGCGCGATCGGCTACCTGATCGAAACCGCGATCATGAAGGACATCGATCCCAAGCTGAACATGGGCGTGCTGTCCGGGATCATCGCGGGCGTGGTCGCGGGGCTGCTGTACAACCGCTACAAGGACATCAAGCTGCCGGACTACCTTGCGTTCTTCGGCGGCAAACGGTTCGTGCCGATCATCACGGGGCTGGTGTGCGTGATACTCGGCATCGTGTTCGGGTACGTCTGGCAGCCGGTCCAGCACGTGATCGACGCGGCCGGCCAGTGGCTGACGACGGCGGGCGCGATCGGTGCGTTCGTATTCGGCTTCCTGAACCGCCTGCTGCTCGTGACGGGCCTGCACCACATCATCAACTCGCTCGCGTGGTTCGTGTTCGGCAACTTCACGCCGCCCGCCGGCGGCGAAATCGTGCACGGCGACCTGCACCGCTTCTTCGCGGGCGACCCGACCGCGGGCACCTTCATGGCCGGCTTCTTCCCGATCATGATGTTCGGCCTGCCGGCCGCGTGTCTGGCGATGCTGCACGAAGCGCCGAAGGAGCGCCGCGCGATGGTCGGCGGCCTGCTGTTCTCGATGGCGCTCACGTCGTTCCT
This genomic interval carries:
- the nagA gene encoding N-acetylglucosamine-6-phosphate deacetylase, whose protein sequence is MLTGNILTPDGWIHGSLDSENGRITTLDGTPADPAKNDAPYILPGFIDLHVHGGGGADVMEGGDAIETIARTHAQFGTTSLLATTMTAPRDELMKVVGNLGSVARTRTPGGARVLGVHLEGPYINPGKLGAQPDAAVSAVLDEVLKYLSIAPIRVVTLAPEIAGHIEIIGEMAARGVRVQLGHSLATYDDAVAALKHGACGFTHLFNAMSPLHHRNPGLVGAALAHAEYAEIIPDLLHVHPGAIRAALRAIPRLYVVTDSTSATGMPDGEYRLGSQHVTKCLGGVRLADGTLAGSTLTMDQALRNLVSLGLPIADVSNRMSRYAADYLGIADRGRLERGAWADLAVFDRDLNLTATYVEGESIVEYA
- the ptsP gene encoding phosphoenolpyruvate--protein phosphotransferase, yielding MRRAEESQLKSPTHDQIVLLSPLTGPIVALADVPDPVFSGGMFGDGIGIDPLAGKLVAPCAGIVSHLARTGHALTITTPQGAEVLLHIGIDTVELNGQGFAAHVEAGARVEAGDLLIEFDQDAVARSAHSLVSVIAIANSDAFEVVDRASGFATAGETPLLALRGKGAAAAQAAQAGASAMNEVRREIVLAQPGGLHARPAARAREAVRGFDASVDVLFDGRKASIASVVGLLGLGAGEGATVELVGRGAHAQQAVDAVEHELLREAHGEVEEKPARLKSPAPQMVARNTGVPLDPNTLAGVCAAPGIAVGTLVRLDDAEIVPPEQAAGTPAAESRQLDQALKAVDAELDETVRNASARGAVGEAGIFAVHRVLLEDPTLIDAARDLISLGKSAGFAWRATIRTQIDTLSKLDDALLAERAADLRDIEKRVLRALGHTNGAARALPDEAVLAAEEFTPSDLSSLDRQRVTALVMARGGATSHAAIIARQLGIPALVAVGDALYAIPDGTQVVVDASAGRLEHAPTALDVERARHERQRLDGVREANRQLAGVAAETADGRAIEVAANIATLDDANTAVDNGADAVGLLRTELMFIHRQAAPTVVEHQQSYQSIVDALQGRTAIIRTLDVGADKEVDYLTLPPEPNPALGLRGIRLAQVRPDLLDDQLQGLLAVKPLGAVRILLPMVTDAGELVRLRKRIDEFARAQGRTEPIEVGVMIEVPSAALLADQLAQHADFLSIGTNDLTQYTLAMDRCQADLAAQSDGLHPAVLRLIDIAVRGAETHGKWVGVCGALGGDPLAVPILVGLGVTELSVDPVSVPGIKARVRRLDYQLCRQRAQDLLALDSAQAVRAASREVWPLD
- a CDS encoding SIS domain-containing protein, with the translated sequence MLKEARESAQVVAAQIADTTRVEALAGQLLDHPPAVALTVARGSSDHAASYFASLTMSRLGVPVASLPMSVATLQQAPLKVQDQLAIAFSQSGKSPDLVNTMAALREAGARTVAAVNVLPSPLADACEHQLPLLAGPELSVAATKSYIAMLSLSAQIVAYWQRDAALVSALRGLPDVLAQAGQLDWSPAVAALTGVERMIVIGRGLGLAIAQEAALKLKETSGIQAEAFSSAEVRHGPMELIDRDYPLLVFAPPGPEQAGLLQLAEDMRARGAAVLLAAPASTPGLPGTVLPLAQSAHSALDPIAAILSFYVMAADLAVARGRNPDTPRHLNKVTETH
- a CDS encoding GntR family transcriptional regulator, which produces METSWSALAPDPLNDTPLYLQLARNLASAIHGGAWQAGEALPSERLLSVSVGVSRITARRALALLVEQGLIKRARGAGSFITPRVADPLSRLVGFTAKMKQRGFVPDSVWLSRTLRAATRDEITHLGLAPGATVARLERLRRADGIVMAVEHSTLPAAVVPDPQALGASLYEYLEARGMTVVRALQHFRAANATHAIAKWMAVKPGSALLVITRIGYGADQRAIEVSETYCRDDYYDFVAELKR
- a CDS encoding porin; translation: MKNRIVFFAGLGLSVMAHAQSSVTLYGTIDNGFQFTSNQKGDRSYILQQGGLGSSKWGMLGTEDLGGGYKAVFNLENGFDPNTGKFGNNGALFGRKAFVGVSSPYGTVRIGRQYDLSYETLGAYAAPNRFDGGLGAHPGDVDNLWGDFNISNAVKYTSPTFFGFSFGALYGFGNTAGDFTRSQTTNFVASYSNGNFSGAVGYLKVNDPAITIWNAASSPVSGQTFANPVTSPIYSGYASAGALQIATAGASYTIGSVVLAAVYSNTEFKNVVATSSTPKAGTFIFNNYEANASWMISPTVYVAAGYTFTKAESARYQQVNVGAKYFLSKRTYLYFASDWLHASGIDSTGHTAVAASNNITAASGSSQFVGRVGIRHQF
- a CDS encoding LysR substrate-binding domain-containing protein; translation: MSTLEILRMDFRHIDAFRALMLTRTATKAAALVGTSQPGISRLIAELERSTGLTLFNRERGRLEPTTEAQSFFEEVERRYAGLESLREFAVGLRNPESSVIRVGSVTTYSLGLFARTVAAFRKEEPSTKIALSVAPSETIRDQVASRTLSLGFVNGGVDVSDLDAELFCSTPAICAIPACHPLAKKKVVTIASLRDQPLIAYEPAAMVRWGIDSFFLNADLNRQVVAEVRYAVNICTMAKENVGIGLVHPVVAYDFLSSQDIVFRRFEHDVVFHSLRIKPTIPPPSPQLQKFISLSESILKETLDLLEDHL
- a CDS encoding GAF domain-containing protein: MDSKLSKRKMLLVMGSTILASCTGGITVGDTRRSVDKDISPRNIEKNEAATISALALPNQPDPGLAAIDRGLANTVGHKLFTVLMVDLSHDKNQRYYSNQPGAYPVGGSKPIVRSNDFFRDVVVGGKPRICRNYEDMKKAFFDHELIRSLGCESAVNYPIRWDGKTVGTLNLLHQENWYSEADLPAIDVFAGLAIAPLQKIISQN